The genomic DNA cacaggtgtaacatcataaaatacaggttaagtctactttggctacaaaccaccaattttatatgtagttatggcccctttccaaattaaaatttgccaaactcatggttgccggacaataactcacaAAAGGCTTGATAGATTTAGATAAATtctggtacacatgtgtaacatcataaaatacaggtgccattcttctgtgacaagaccgtattgtgggggtattcctcactcctgtgacagttctagtatGAAATAGGGAgcgatttgaaattaaaaatcaaattagGCTTAGCCTAACGcttttaatttgtcaaaacacGATATCCTTCCAAACAGTTCTTATAAATAGCGTACAGAAAAACTAAGGTTATGTAGCCGTACacaattaattatttcttaagaCAAGACATAATCTCCTGCAGACTGTTTCAACTTTCCATTATTTGTCTAGTTATCAACGAATATTTGCAATTAGCtttctgtctgtgtgtctgtccgCTTGATTAATAAAGAAAATGGTTAATGGCAAGAAAGATATCAACATTGTCTTTTATTCTTCAACGGCAATATACGGCGAAAAGACAAAGCTGTATACAGTGACGACCTGGATTTTGACATTAAATATTTGTACTGAAGAAGCATACGTTTGTCTAGTAGTAATAAGAAGTTCCAATTTTGGTACCATCTTAACCCAGTTATGTGTTGAAGCTATTTCAATGTGTTATTCGCCGTCGTATAGAAAAAACTGAAGTCGCAAAAACGgaaactaaaattgtttaaataagaTAAAGCCGCGTCAGTATCCTCAATAGGAAGTGCGCTAAATGAAAAGACAGGGAACACAAAACAAGAATCAGGCAGTAGTCACATTTTATATTATCAGGAAAGTATATATGAAgtattgtatatttacattttattataaaagatcTAGCAAACATccggcttgtattttacaagtaaatttcgAACAGGCAGACAAAAATCCAAATTATACCTATTGTATTGTATGCTACacttaatatgcatgacctgacttTGTTTTATAAATAGCGTTTACAAAAATTACACTCGGGTCTATCTTATCATCGGTAAACTATATTTGTCCGATAACAAAACTTTCTTtggtttaaacacattttattcgtCGTTATCGTATGCATATTATAAATAGTCAGACTAAGTCAGAATTAAAATAAAGAATGTGTGTTTTTCGAATATAGACAGTTCAGCACAATGTCACTaatttaaataaactataaagaaaGTTATGGTAAACTGAATATTGATGTTTCAAAAAGCCTAAGTCGCCGACGAATACGGTCCAAGGAATCGctacagaaataaaaacaaaactacatGTGCTTGGTTTTGTTGTGTTGTATGTCGTACAGTCTAACTCATATCTCTTCCAAAATTATCGTTAAACTGTTTTTAAAGCATATACAGCAGTTTCTGTAGCTCATGCGTTCATAAATATAGTTTATGTAATCTTGTTAACGTGGTTGGATGTTTGAAATCAGAAGTTTCGAAACTTTTTATTGTAGCTAAAATATGAAGTCTGTCATTTCCTTCGGCAATTGATAGAACCTCTTTCCAGCTGTTGTCATCGCAATATCTGCGATGCCTAACCAAGTGTCCATTTTTCGCAACTTTATAGCACATGATAACATTAATTTGTCGCAGTATAACAGCAAGAAAATTGTTACCAACGGTTATCAAATTGGACGGAGGGGATTCCATCTTAAGCTCGACAATTGTCTTTTCTCTTTCAAAGTCAAATGACTTTACTAATTCCTTTTCAGCGATTATTAATTTACCAAAGTACATTGCGACTTCGTTTCCATTCTTTTTAATTCTGGAAATTGTGTCTGACAGTTGTTccaatatttcattacatttatttgtacatgtacttgtatcaTTTGTTTGAACGAGCTTATTTTCTTTAACAATACTTGTATTTGGTGCAAATAAACTTTCATCAGTTTGGACTGTCTTGCAATTCTTGGTCTGAATTTCAAAGCTTGCAGAACAATCATCTGTTTCGTTATCTTCTAGCGGCTTCTCGGTGACAAGTCCAAAGCTTATAGGTTTGCTCAGAAGGTCCTTGGATATTTCACTTGGTACAAAGTCGAAGTCGTTCACAACAACGACTGTTTGAATTTTCTCTCTGCCGATTATTTCATATCTTTTTGCCTTTTCATAGCAATTTCCGATTTCATCACAGTTCAACGACGTTTTACAAATATCGAGTTTATTCATTACAGCCTGTACTTCGCGGTCAAAATTCGCCAAATCCATCAATTTTGTCGTGATGGTATCTTCTGTTTCTTTCTCCTTGGAGAGTGCTAACCTTTTACAATCGAATAAACCTTCGTCAATTTTTGCAGTTAAACTGTCTTTTAGACTATCGATGTTGTCTATAGCTGCCGAACAAACAGTTTTTACACGTCCTTTCCTTTCTATGAGTTTAGCTGTTTCTTTAGAAAGAATTAACCGAATCATTGACAATTTTTGTCTTGTAGTTTCAATATCATTTGATATTTCACTAACATCCTGACAAAGTTTATGTTCAAGAAACATGCATTTGGCGCAACCAAGTAAGTTATGAGTTTTACAAAAGAATTCCAATTTCAAATCATGAGTTGTACAGTTGTTACAGTCTGAATCCGAAGTGCTGCCGATATCCATATTCAGTTAAATTCGTATTCCGTAACCATTTCAGGTCTGTCTACATTAACTCGTTGTATTTGCATTATCTAAGATAACGTTATCACTTATGTTAGTGTGATATCAATTATCTATTTAAAGGTGGTTATTTAAGTTTTGTTCGAGTGATAGATTTGTACGAAACTTTTGAATCTGATCGGGTATACTTATTATGTTCACTTATTGCTTAATACAAGTTCATAAAGTTAATATTATCCTTGTTCTGCCTAATATCTTGGTTTCGCAACAAGATAGACTGAAAATAAATAAGCTCTAAAGCAACAAACAAAACTTCCCATTTGGGTCAGAGTTCTGaagtaacaaaatggaaatgtaaaaaaaagacaTTACTTAGTATACTGAATTCAAAAGAAATATTCTTTGATACATTATATGTACTTTTATATATAGTAATGTGTGGTAATTACAATATTAATCATTGGGTTTGTTTGTGACAAAATGCAATTTGTGATAAATAGGGGGTAGCGAAGACGTAAGCTAGGTTCCCATATTAATCAAACTGATCCAAAATATCTCTGTAGAGAgtcactaacaaacccaataaATGAATTGTTTTACTTACTACTTGTTTTTAGCTTAACCAGActtgaaaatctacttgtcctCCACAGAAATATAGGGGTCATCATGTGGCCACCTTTTAAGCAATGGAAATGCTAGAACAGGAGGTAATACAATATTGTTATTCTAATTACAAAACAAAtccaaattgaatgaaaatatgtTCTAATAAAGAATCCAATCATATGCAAATGGGCgttttattccttaaataaatcaATCTTTAACAGAACCTTGATTGAGAGACCACGTTCATAAAGAGACGACTTGCACTGCAAGCCCACTTTTGCAGTTTCTTTTTATGTTCCTAAAGAACAAATTATATTGTGTCAGGAGACCATTTTTGTTATGAAACCACTTTATGTCCTTCCCTTGGATGGTCTCTAATGCAAGTTTTACTGTATACAAAAGTATTCATATATTGTTGCTGAaatatgattgaccacctttaaatattgaaatcacATACTGCAGCCCGTTATCTCGAGACGATTTTGGCCCTTTTAACGGCtttgtatttacaatactttaaATAGTGATAATAAAAGTGTACTGAAATGCCATTTCTTTCCTTGCATTTACATATGTAATATTTCTATCTGTAATTTACATTTACCTACGGTAATTTGCTCTGATCTATTCATTATAAAATACATTGCACGAAATATATTTTGCGCGTACAATCATGAAAAACATGGCAATGAAATACACCTTGACTACTTGTATTCATTTTCGATCGCCTTTGTTCACAGAGCTGCCTGTTTTTTGTTCAATAACAGTCTGTAAAGAACAAGTGTAACAACATGACTTTTAAGGATAGATTATTGTCATAATTAAGTCTTTGTCAGTCTTATGTATAAACTTCAATCATGATATGTCATTAATtcattggtgggtgctagggtattagGTAGAGAAAATAGTGACTTTTGTAAGCAGGCTTTGTAACATGTATGAGGAGGTTGTCTACAGACAATATTTGGCTGTTTTGGTTAATGAGAAGGAGCCACATATGCTCCATTGATATTCGATATCTCAACCCTGTTTCAGCAATCTTAAGACGCACTAAATTACTAAGTAGTTTAACAAATAACCAAACaagattatgtgggataaggtcgttactttattataattttttaaataaatattatggcatattataaatatataacatgGTATATAGAAAAATAA from Mercenaria mercenaria strain notata chromosome 11, MADL_Memer_1, whole genome shotgun sequence includes the following:
- the LOC128546890 gene encoding uncharacterized protein LOC128546890 encodes the protein MDIGSTSDSDCNNCTTHDLKLEFFCKTHNLLGCAKCMFLEHKLCQDVSEISNDIETTRQKLSMIRLILSKETAKLIERKGRVKTVCSAAIDNIDSLKDSLTAKIDEGLFDCKRLALSKEKETEDTITTKLMDLANFDREVQAVMNKLDICKTSLNCDEIGNCYEKAKRYEIIGREKIQTVVVVNDFDFVPSEISKDLLSKPISFGLVTEKPLEDNETDDCSASFEIQTKNCKTVQTDESLFAPNTSIVKENKLVQTNDTSTCTNKCNEILEQLSDTISRIKKNGNEVAMYFGKLIIAEKELVKSFDFEREKTIVELKMESPPSNLITVGNNFLAVILRQINVIMCYKVAKNGHLVRHRRYCDDNSWKEVLSIAEGNDRLHILATIKSFETSDFKHPTTLTRLHKLYL